From Candidatus Beckwithbacteria bacterium, one genomic window encodes:
- the ruvX gene encoding Holliday junction resolvase RuvX codes for MKYLGIDYGLSHIGLAISDGYLAEPHSQLPNLSDEQSAEYLAKLCQEEGVGKVIVGISESKMAERTNDFIATLKAHVKIPVLLTDETLSSQEALQKLIQAGAKRKKRQSKTHQTAAAIILQNWLESE; via the coding sequence ATGAAATATCTTGGTATTGATTACGGTTTATCTCATATTGGTTTAGCTATCTCCGATGGTTATTTAGCTGAACCGCATAGTCAACTTCCCAATCTTTCCGACGAACAAAGCGCTGAGTATCTAGCCAAGCTTTGTCAGGAAGAAGGAGTGGGCAAGGTGATAGTAGGAATTTCGGAAAGTAAAATGGCAGAGCGAACCAATGATTTTATAGCTACTCTTAAAGCTCATGTTAAAATTCCAGTTTTACTTACTGATGAAACCTTGTCTTCTCAAGAAGCATTGCAAAAACTAATTCAAGCCGGAGCTAAACGTAAAAAACGGCAAAGCAAAACTCATCAGACTGCAGCTGCTATCATTTTGCAAAATTGGCTGGAAAGTGAATAG
- a CDS encoding HIT family protein: MYNHEPSDYNCPFCKLIRGEDGYWNRQEDIIYENEDILVFISPKWWPKNPGGVIVISRNHVENIYDIPDDLLGKLYIVAKRIALAMKQSYSCDGISFRQHNEPAGNQDVWHFHIHILPRWENDNLYINHKKSRHFGLESRQPYAEKLKIFFK, translated from the coding sequence ATGTATAACCATGAACCATCAGATTATAATTGCCCTTTTTGCAAATTAATTCGAGGTGAAGATGGATATTGGAATAGGCAAGAAGATATTATTTACGAAAATGAAGATATTTTAGTTTTTATCTCTCCGAAATGGTGGCCTAAAAATCCTGGTGGAGTGATTGTCATTTCAAGAAATCATGTTGAAAATATTTACGACATACCAGATGATTTGCTAGGAAAACTATATATTGTTGCCAAAAGGATTGCTCTAGCTATGAAACAAAGTTATTCCTGCGATGGTATTTCTTTTCGTCAGCATAATGAGCCAGCTGGAAATCAAGATGTATGGCATTTTCATATTCACATCCTTCCTAGATGGGAAAATGACAATTTGTATATTAATCATAAAAAATCTAGACATTTTGGTCTAGAAAGCCGACAACCGTATGCTGAAAAATTAAAAATTTTTTTTAAATAA
- a CDS encoding sortase — MPYFYYKAYPKVQSQDTHIRQTWLRRVGRILPNVFIVVGATAMTTVLYPLLSYQMVNVKWAQRSLAKPVPQEEWDVMRGIAQNTQQTLPSDPAQPVMAHQETQPVIVDLDYTKVSNWFPQADIASGQTSLPSTVKSYTLSIPKLNIDTMEVVIGGDSLDEHLIHYSGTALPGQYGNPVIFGHSVLPVFYNPKNYMTVFSKIPTLEKGDEIFVKYDGVEYKYLVESYHEIEPSQVEVLEQRYDRQTLTLITCVPPGTYLRRGVVMAVLSKY; from the coding sequence ATGCCATATTTTTACTATAAAGCCTATCCCAAAGTTCAATCTCAAGATACACATATTCGCCAAACCTGGTTGAGGCGTGTGGGTCGAATTTTACCCAATGTTTTTATTGTAGTGGGTGCTACAGCTATGACTACGGTTTTGTATCCTTTACTGTCTTATCAAATGGTCAATGTAAAATGGGCTCAACGGTCTTTGGCTAAACCTGTCCCTCAAGAAGAATGGGATGTGATGCGAGGCATTGCTCAAAATACACAGCAAACTCTGCCTAGTGATCCGGCTCAGCCGGTTATGGCTCATCAAGAAACCCAACCAGTTATAGTTGATCTTGATTACACGAAAGTCAGCAACTGGTTTCCTCAAGCTGATATTGCTTCTGGCCAAACCTCATTGCCTAGCACAGTCAAAAGCTATACATTATCTATTCCTAAATTAAATATTGATACTATGGAGGTGGTAATCGGTGGCGATAGTTTAGATGAGCACCTTATTCATTATTCTGGCACTGCCTTGCCAGGGCAATATGGCAATCCAGTGATTTTTGGCCATAGTGTTTTGCCGGTATTTTATAATCCTAAAAATTACATGACTGTTTTTTCCAAGATTCCAACCTTGGAAAAAGGTGATGAAATTTTTGTAAAATATGACGGGGTTGAATATAAATATCTGGTAGAGTCATATCACGAAATTGAACCAAGCCAGGTAGAAGTATTGGAACAGCGTTATGATCGGCAAACTTTAACATTGATAACTTGCGTGCCGCCAGGGACATATTTGCGAAGAGGGGTAGTTATGGCAGTTTTGTCAAAGTATTAA